Part of the Ignatzschineria larvae DSM 13226 genome, AAAATTGAAGAGCCGCTTGTCGCTCTTCCTGTTTTACAGCGGTTAGAGGTGAAACAGGAAAAGCAGGTTAAGATCTCTCTCACCGGCAACAATAACTTACCGACAGATCGGGAATCATTACTCTACTTTAACGCACTAGGTATTCCTCCTAAAGAGGGGAATGGTGATGGTAATCAAGTTAATATTGTCATCCAATCCAAAATCAAACTTTTCTATCGTCCTAAAGGTTTACCACAATACCCTAATAATGGTTGGATAAAGACTTTAGAAGTTCAAAAAAAGGGGAATCAATATACATTGGCTAATCCATCCCCCTATCACCTTGTCATTTTGGGGTTTAGTAATGGTAAAAAAGGTCACTTTATTGAAAAAGAGATCACCATTAAGCCTTTTGAGACCCAAACAGTCAATTTATCAGTAGGTAATACACCAACGGTCTATTTTATTAATGATTATGGCACTACCGAAACTAATACTTATCAATGTAATGGCACTCTTTGCAACTTAACCCCATAAAGTAGCTGTATAGTAGCTCTATATAACTTCATGATTAGCTAATTCTAGTTAATTTTTTAACTACTAAAATGATATCCAACAATATGCTAACTCAAAAATATATTAAAACCTTTCTATTTTCGCTACTTTTCATGATTTTCTTAGCTACACAATCTAATGCTCAGGCAGCCGATTATCCAGGCGAGTTTGATCTTGGTTGTACTGTTCAATCATGGACCCAAAATAAAGGAACATTCACAGGCAGCTTTAGAAGACCCAATGATATGCGCGTATCCATAGATATAGAGCAAAATGAATCACCTGCATATTTTAAACTACAAGCACACATCCAATGCTATGTCGATACAAAACGGCAAACGGATAGAATTACGCTTTACTCATTAAATAATGAGTCTCAATTTAAACAAAATATCCAAAAAATCCAACATACCTTTAAACCCATAAAATCTGAAGGTATAGCGAATACTCTCATAACCTATACTCAAGGGTATGGTCCCAAAAGAATGCAAGCAAGTAATAACCTATTCACAGGGGAATCATCTGGTGACCTACAAACATTTTGGATAACACCATTTGGAGCGAGAATTATGTATTACGTAAATGTTACTATAACAAATCTCCAACTGCTCTCAGATGAATTCTTGCGAATCGGTGGTGCAGGCTCAGAAATATATCAAACTGGAGGGCGCCTTATATCTATATTTCCTTCTACCGGGGAATCTGAAGCATTTAATCTCACACTCACGGTCAATATTAAACCTAGTGATATGGGGTGCTCAAGTAAAGCTTTTGATGTTTCAATGACTCGCCCATTTATTAACTTTGGTTCAATCAATAAAGTAGCTCTTGAGCAGGGTAAGCGATATCAAGAGCCCTTTGCCATGAATGTTACCAAAAAAGCAGGTCATTGCACATACGATATCACACCAAAGGTTATATTTAACTCGGCTAATCTACTAGATAATCAATCTGTTGATTTATATAATGGCCTTGTTTTACGCATCAAAGATCAAGATGGGAATAATATTGAATTTGGTAAACCTTTAGGGAAATCTATAATCCCTGGAGATGATGCAGCATTTCACATACAAGATAAATTTAGTGCAGAGATTGAACGCTCTCCTAATAATGATGAGATTAAGAGTGGCCACTTCTCAACAACCATTGTCTATCAAATAGAATATCACTAATTGTTAATTTCGCTTTGCTTTCATCAATATCGAGGCTTCCGACAATCAATAAAATACAACATTCAATATACAAAAAACGGTTACATCATTATGTAGCCGTTTCACTTTATCAGAGTATCAATACTCAACCTTAATTAATCCGCGCTTTCTCTTTCTGCTCTTCAATCTCTTTACAATCAATGCAGAGCTCAGCGGTAGGACGTGCTTCTAAGCGGCGAACGCCAATCTCAATACCACAAGTATCGCAATAGCCATAATCATCAAGGCCTAATCGGCGGAGTGTTTTTTCGATCTTCGCGAGTAATTTACGCTCCCGATCACGTGTTCTCAACTCTAATGAAAAACCTTCTTCTTGCGTTGCACGATCATTGGGATCAGGGAGATTGAATGCTTCATCTTGCATATTATTGACAGTCTTCTCTCCTTCTTGAACTAATGCTGCACGCCAACCTTCTAAAATAAGGCGGAAATGCTCTTTCATCGCATCGTTCATATACTCTTCACCCTCTACAAACTCATAGGGCTTAAAATCTTTAAACTCTTGATTTTTCATTAAAATCCTCTCTAATCTCTTTTGGGATAGTAATCATATTGGGTATCATCACCATGACCAATAAGAGATATAAAATATATAAGTGCCTTAATAACACCCTAACAATAAGCATTAATAATTATATTACTAATTAATTTATTCAATACCTTAATCATTACAATACAATTATAAAAGACAACATTATGGGGAATTGGCAACGTTATATAAGCTACTAATTAATAATAGGTTACAAAGCAACGGCTTATATTACAAATACATTATTCTAATTCTTGTTTCAGAGCCATCATAATGTGGGCAAAATGATACAACAACTTCAGGTAAAAAGATACCCTTTAATGTCATTACTCATTGAAAACAGATAGATAAATTAGAGCTCGCGATATTCCCCTTCGTAGAGTTTACCATCCCCTTTTCCATTAGGTTGCACTGAAGCAGCTTGCCCTGAATTATTTTGATTATTTTGGGTAAAACCATACATATTATTCATATTGCCGTTCATATTACCATTCATCTCACCGCGCGCTTGCGCTTGGCGTAAACCCTCTTCCATCTGCTTACGCACTTTGCGAACTTTCCACCAGAAATAGCCCCCAAATACGAGCGCAATGGCTAACCCGATCAAAAAGATCGCAACACCAAAGAATGCAAAAAATACCAATGAAGCCACAGCAATAATTGTGGTCGCAATACGCTGCATGAGGGATGCAGGTTTTCCATCAATATATAGTTGGTTACTCAAAATGAGCCTCCTAAAACAGTAGAGCGCTAATCAACTATTAGCATAGAGCTATTATGACAAAGATTCCTTAAGAAAGCCTTAAGCTTCGATAAAACCAAGCCTTCAAGCAGCAAAACTTCAATTAATAATAGCCATAACAGATATTTATCCATCACGATCCATCATCAAAATAACCACTATTTTAAAGCGATATAACCGTAATTTGATCTTATGATAATGGTGACGATGTAAGATCTATTCAATAGCTACAGAATCATTGTGATGCCATATTAAATAACCGTGAATCTTTATCAACAACAGTTGCAAGATGCCGGATAGAACAGCCTCCTTACCTCGATCAACTGATGCGCCGGCATTTCAATACACTTATTTTGAGCCGATCTTACTATATATGCATGATATATATTAATCTCTACGCAATATCTGCTTTAAGGGATAATACATCAAAAATCGTATATTGCCCTGCTCCCTGCGTTAATACCCACTTCGCGCATTTCACCGCCCCTTTTGCGAAAAGCGTGCGATCAAATGCCGTATGCTTGATCGTAATCTCCTCTTCTAAACTGGTAAAGGTGACCTCATGCTCGCCGACAATCGAGCCACAGCGCGCCACCGATACGCCGAGTTGATGCGGCTCTCTTGCACCATCGCTTACTACATACGGCGTAATCTCTTCTCCTCTTGCCTGCTTTGCCCGCTCAATATCGGCAATTAAGGTTTTCGCGGTGCCTGATGGGCTATCGACTTTAAAACGATGATGCCGCTCATGGAGATTAATATCAAACTCATCCCCTAAGGCCTTCGCTACCACCTGCACCAAATAACGCTGCATCGCAGCCCCAATACTGGTATTGCTTGCCACAATCACCGGCACTTGGCGGGTTAATTGCCCAAGCTTATCAGCAAGCGCCGCTTGATCCCAACCGGTTGTGCATATTACTAATGGCTTAGGATTCGTAAGTGCTGCCTCTAACAAGGTGGCAGTTAATGATGCATGAGAGAAATCAATCACCACATCATTACCGGCAAAGACCTCCTCAAGCGATACTTGATCCGCCAATTCATGGCTATAAGAGGGCCCGACTTTATAGCCCGCTTTCTCTACTTCCGCACTTACCGCCTGCCCCATTCGGCCACTAATACCGATAATGCCGATCGTTACTTGCCCCATATTATATCCTCCAATATTTATAATAACCTCTATAAGCCATAGATATTCCATCTATCATATAATATTAATACACTTTATAGATCAATGATATCTCTATCAAACATATGTCGTAGCGTAATACAATAAACCGCAGAAACACTTTACCAAATATAAAATTGTAAAACATAAAAGAAAAAAGCCCTGTATTAACAGAGCTTTATCTCACTAATATGGCGGAGAAGGAGGGATTCGAACCCTCGATACGCTATTAACGTATATCCGCTTTCCAGGCGAACGCCTTCAGCCACTCGGCCACTTCTCCATGTTGATCTTCTACAGTTAGTTCAATTCACCTTATACAAGGCTTCTCATAAACTCAGTAGAGACCGATAAGATACTAAATATTGCGCCTTTTGACAAGTCTACTTGAGAAATAGATATCGCCCACGACCCACGGAATATTCTAACGGTTGCTTACGGGCTTCAAATTGCTCATACCCTTCATGCAGATTATTCCAAAACTCATAATGAATCGAGTGTTTCGCGCGCTCTAAGCGTTCCGGCGTCATCTTAAAAGGATAGGCTTGTACTTCTACATAGCTTTGTCCATTTTGTAGCGCCATCTCAACTAAACGATAGATCTCATCGATCTGCGCATCAGTCATCGCATAACAGCCCACAGAATCACATTTACCATGCACCATCAAATAGCTCCCTGTCCGCCCTAAAGAGCGATCAAAGTTATTGGGGTAGCCAAGATTAAAAGACTTATAAAACCGGCTATGAGGATTAAGCGAGGAACGATAAACGCGATAAAACCCCTCCGGCGATTGTAGATCACCCTCATACATTTTTGGCCCTAAGATTCCAGAGAAATTACAGATCGGGTAATTAGCAAAATGGCGAA contains:
- a CDS encoding fimbrial biogenesis chaperone, with product MKHLITLSLLITTTLLSTAYGQLSLDRTRVIFDRAHSNSQSITLTNTNPSVPYLAQSWVENENGHKIEEPLVALPVLQRLEVKQEKQVKISLTGNNNLPTDRESLLYFNALGIPPKEGNGDGNQVNIVIQSKIKLFYRPKGLPQYPNNGWIKTLEVQKKGNQYTLANPSPYHLVILGFSNGKKGHFIEKEITIKPFETQTVNLSVGNTPTVYFINDYGTTETNTYQCNGTLCNLTP
- the dksA gene encoding RNA polymerase-binding protein DksA, whose amino-acid sequence is MKNQEFKDFKPYEFVEGEEYMNDAMKEHFRLILEGWRAALVQEGEKTVNNMQDEAFNLPDPNDRATQEEGFSLELRTRDRERKLLAKIEKTLRRLGLDDYGYCDTCGIEIGVRRLEARPTAELCIDCKEIEEQKEKARIN
- the dapB gene encoding 4-hydroxy-tetrahydrodipicolinate reductase, with translation MGQVTIGIIGISGRMGQAVSAEVEKAGYKVGPSYSHELADQVSLEEVFAGNDVVIDFSHASLTATLLEAALTNPKPLVICTTGWDQAALADKLGQLTRQVPVIVASNTSIGAAMQRYLVQVVAKALGDEFDINLHERHHRFKVDSPSGTAKTLIADIERAKQARGEEITPYVVSDGAREPHQLGVSVARCGSIVGEHEVTFTSLEEEITIKHTAFDRTLFAKGAVKCAKWVLTQGAGQYTIFDVLSLKADIA
- a CDS encoding L,D-transpeptidase family protein, with product MQVVQWMKQISRMKQFTWIKWLCLSSAIGIFLVACSSAPQGPSYISGGTLSERLKDYDLEQGDEVLIRIFKEEGMLELWMKPKNSREFRHFANYPICNFSGILGPKMYEGDLQSPEGFYRVYRSSLNPHSRFYKSFNLGYPNNFDRSLGRTGSYLMVHGKCDSVGCYAMTDAQIDEIYRLVEMALQNGQSYVEVQAYPFKMTPERLERAKHSIHYEFWNNLHEGYEQFEARKQPLEYSVGRGRYLFLK